Below is a genomic region from Micropterus dolomieu isolate WLL.071019.BEF.003 ecotype Adirondacks linkage group LG08, ASM2129224v1, whole genome shotgun sequence.
tcctctggggaaaaTGAATTTCTGTACAACATGtaatggcaatccattcaatagctgttgagatatttcagtctgtgtCTAAAGCCATGATGCCAGCTTTgctaaaaacacagttttatctgagttaaAATCAGAGGTGGTTTAAATGGTCAATTCACCAAATAACAAAGATTTTTATAACAGCTCACCTAGTTAAGAAAATACACCTAGACTGATTAAAAGCAACATATTCTCTTTCCAGAATCAGTTTCCCTGTTACACTGGATAATCCACCATTAACAGCTTTCATAGAGACTAttaatttacttactttacttactaCTTACTTACTACTAATTATTTAACGATTAATTTGGTAAAAACTTTGTAATGAGAACTCAGGACACAGTCACTAAACCTCCTATATATCCTGCAACGGATTCTCTGAGTTTGCAGTACAGGCAACATTGCGAAATACAAAAGCCCCAGATAATGATTACTGACACCAGCAGTTAATGTCCAACAGTCTACAAACATAAGAACATCTAGTGCAAGAGTTTAACAAGCCTACTAAGCCATTGACCAACATTATGCAGGACGAGGTCAGCTGCAGAGGggcaaaagaaataaaaaggacaCCAGCTGTGGGCCTATGTGATGGCGGACCAAAGTGTGTGTGGTAGCCAACACATATTCCAAGATGTAGGGCAACCTATATGACACTGTAATACATTTCTCAATTAGTGCACTGGATAGTGCCCTCCAATTATTCTATTGTATTGTAACTGACATCTTGATCAGTGCGTTACACTGTACACTGATATAAAACTTTAAGTGTACTATCAGGCTTTCACAGTTCATCACAGCTATAATTATTCATTACTGCAGGAAAATCTATGatgcattttaattagtttGTAATATTTACCTCACTCAAACAATTAACTATATGAAAATTCATCCTTAAGCCAAAATATGAAACCACGGAAACAAGAAATTTCTTGCTTAACTTCACAGGATTTTAAGCCTCtttgtgaaacattttaattCCTATAGTGTAGGATTGGTCATTTcatgaacagagacacacagctaAAAAGAGTCTAACCTATATCTTTAAGTTGACAACCAAGCTTACCATTTCAGCAATGACAGGTAAAAATATGATAATTGTGGCAGTGTTGCTGGCAAACTCAGTGAAACAGGCCAGGAAAGCAGTGATCAACAtcacagctgcagcaggaggGACCTCAGCCAAAGGCTGGAGGTGGCCTCCGATCCAGGAGGCGAGTCCAGACTCCTGCCAAAAGCCACAAGATCGGGGTTAAGTGTCAAAGATCAAATCACATAACAAAGCAAAGTGAAGAACAGGACCaaacagcagagcagagcagcacaGAGTGAAAAGGAGAGAGTAGACATTTATTACACAGACTTATGACATGTAAACTTTTACATTATATAGTTAATAAAAAGGTAATAATGGAAGGAAACAAACAAGACTTTTTGGCACACTTCTTCACTTTCCTAAACAGTAAATTGATATAGTATCACTCACTTTCACACTATATCTTGTATGTTTAAACTGAGCAAAAACGAAAAAGTGTAAGAATGACGAGTTGTTGTTTAATGGGAGTTATGGAGTCTTCTCTTTGCTGTGAGGTAGCCAAACCATCAGAGACTCAGGAAGATACTACTctcagccaagaaatagtccaacACACAAATtccagttttacagtttttgtatgaattaaaGAAATTAGATACCTATAACAATATAGTTAAAGTaatggattttgttacctttggatagagcaggctagctgtttccagtctttatgctaagctaagctaataggTCGCTGATTGTAGCTCCACAGTTATCATACAAACATGAGATTGGCATTGATCATCTCATTCCAAAAAGTCCAACTATTGCTTTAAAAAACATGATAGACCATAAAAACTCAATCTTACTTCATAACCTATACGTTTATGACTGTAGTAACAGTGCACAGTATGTACCAACATGTTTACCTCACAACCTTTAGCCATAGCAAAGCCGCCTCCGAGCAACAGAATGATATTCCAGGGAACATAGTCCTGGGCTTTCTTCCATGATAAGAGAGGGACATAAGGAGTATTTGAAGCTGAGGAAAAATATGGAGGGAAACACTCAATAAGGCTctaattaatttaatcattACAAAAAGtattatgttttcatgttttatgctttttttaaagtttatttattttttattcatttaataattaatttaactttaatacattgatgtttttctgttaccatgtttttaatattttgatgaGATGATAAGAATTTTCCACTCTGGAAGACAATAAAGTTATATTTTCTTCTATTCTAAATTTTGACCTACATTGAGAGGGATGAATGATCCCCAGGATTTGCTTTTTTTTCCGTGTCCAGTGGTTTATTTGACCAGCTGAACATAATATACACAGTCGCTTGTGCGCACACGTGTCTTTGTGCGCATGCTTACACAAACAAAACCccaaagtgtgacaacatagTTTTGAGAGATTATTCTAatcacagaaacagagaaactgtAGTTTCAGCTCCAGACTGGAAATTTCCTCAGACTCTCTAATCTACATTATTAACATTCCTCACCTTATTTTCAGCTTTTTGCAATAGCTGTGCTAGAGACACTGACTGAATGTCTTTGAATATTCCAGAAATGGTCATCAACATTAACTTGCCTGATGCAACCCCTAACTTACTGGTTGTTTCCATTTGTTATGTCTATTTGATGGATGATATGCTCACTTTGATCCTTTTTACAACACAAATCTAATCAAACTTGAATTGTAACTGAACCATAACCATAACTTGCATTAGATTATCACAGTCATTAAAATAAGAGATTAGATTAGATGATAATTGGAGCTGAAATCAGAGTATTATGCATTATAAACATTAATCGGTGTGTTTAAGAGCTCACTGACCTTGAGGGTCGAACCACCAGCTCAGAGAAGGTTTCTGCGAGGGGAAGAAGAACAGTATCGACACAATGATCACGCCGGTGACTGCGTCTGAGACGTACCTACAGGACAACAAGAGGATGGAATAACTATcagatatacagtgggggaaaaaattatatgatcccctgctgattttgtacgttcgcccactgacaaagaaattatcAGTCTGTAATTTTAGTGGTAGGTTTAgttgaacagtgagagacagaatgcCAACAAAAAATCCAGATAAATGCCTGTCaaaaattttataaattgatttgcattttagtgagtgaaataagtatttgaccccctctcAATCAGAAAGATCTCTGCCTCCCAGGtatcttttatacaggtaacaagGAGCACACTCTTAAAGGGAGTGCTCCTAATCACGTTTGTTACctctataaaagacacctgtccacagaaGCAAGCAATCAATCCGATTCCAAACTCTCcaccatggccaagaccaaagaccTGTCCAAGGATATCAGGGACAAgactgaagtttgccaatgaacATCTGAATGATTCAGAGGAGAACTGGGTGAAagtgatgtggtcagatgagaccaaaatcgAGCTCTTTGGCATCAACTCAACTCGCCGTGTTTGGAGAAGGAGGAATGCTGCCTGTGACCCCAAGAataccatccccactgtcaaacatggaggtggaaacattatGCTTTGGAGGTGTTTTCATGCTAAGGGGACAGGACAacgatggacggggccatgtaccGTCAAATCTTGGGGGAGAACCTCTTTCGCTCAGCCAGGGCATTGAAAATGGGTCGTGGATGGGTAATCCAGCAGGACAGTGACCCAAAACACACGGCCAAGGCAACAAAGGAATGGCTCAAGAAGCAGCACATTACGGTCTTGGAGTGGCcaagccagtctccagaccttaatcccaaagaaaagaaagagggagcTGAAGGTTCGAGTTGCCAGACGTCATCCTCGAAACCCGAATGACTTAAGAGAAGATCTTCAAAGAGGAGTTGGACGCCATCCCTCCTGagatgtgtgcaaacctggtggccAACTACAAGAAACATCTGACCTCTGTGATTGCTAACAATGCTTTTTCCACCAAGTCATGTTTTGcagaggggtcaaatacttatttcactcattaaaatgcaaatcaatttataacattttagccattttttttttgtgttattctgtctctcactgttcaaataaacctaccactAAAAATATAGATTGATAATTTCATTGTCAGTGGGTAAAcatacaaaatcagcaggggatcaaataaTTCCCCCCCCCACTGTAGATAATTGACAGGCATCTCAACGTATAGACTATTACAACAAGCAGCCTACTTTATGTTTTCATCAAGTGTGCCTTTCTtacccttttttaaaaaacacagaccaGCCAGTGACAAATTTGGGATCTCTTGTGAAGAGAAGAACAGCAAACAgtacaaaaaagaaagagaccGCTCCCTCTGCAAAGCTGAAATTAAGCATGTAAAGCGAAAGTCAGTAATGAGCTCAGtgataaaaatgtacatattcaCCTGTATTGCACGAGATTTGAAGACATACACAAGTCCTCACTTTATGGGGCCTAGTTTTCTGTAATCTTCCTCTATTAGAGCCTTTGCTTTGACCTCTGCCTGGGCTCTTTGGTCATATTTCTTGAAGCACAAtctgcataaaataaaaacacagcatgtGACAAATAAGAACATTACtccacaaagagaaacaaaaatggTAATTCTGACAATTAACGGCGTTTTCCctcatgtgaaaataaaaccaccATGACATTTGGCCCAGAAATTAAGATATCAGTACATCATATATCATATGATGCAGGAGCAACTGCCTGACACCACATTACCGTGTATTCAATCCCCCGTAGAGAAACGCAATCCAAATCCATCCCAAAAACAGGAAGAGAAGCATGAGCGGGAAAGCAAACGCAAACCAAGAGCCAAAATTGATAAGGTCGCAGTCTGGAAAGTAACTGTATAAAGCAAAGAAATCGTTGTAAAATTGCTGCACAAGGATTGTTTTTGTGATGCAAAGTTTTCACTTttgcacaaaatacaaaaataaccTTTTCAACTGTCCAATCAGGATGAGGTTGGGTGCGGTGCCTGTCAGCGTGGCAGTCCCTCCGATGCTGGCTGCATAAGGAATACAGATCAAGAATCCTTTCCACACCTTCATCTGATACTGCGACTCCAATCGTATCTCCTCAGATGTCCTCATGTCACTCTGCTCCATCCCTTCCGTCCTTTTGAAGTTTTAAGAGACATTACTACCTTAAATAAACAGTGGATAAGTACATGAACCTCACCAGGAGATTGTTTACATCAAAAGAGTTTAGCACGAGATTGTGTTAaccagaaaaacattttggacaAATATGCTTCTTCACTTTCATGCTGAgcgttagatgagaagattgacacccatctcatgtctgtacaataaatatggaagttagcttagcttagcgcaAAGATAAAACAGGGGCAAACTGCTCTGTCCAAAGCTCACGAAATGGTGAAGGAGTGTGTCAAATTATCTCATTGTTTTTCTTACCCATCTATTGACAGCATTTGTTTTTCCGAGGGCATTGAGGGCAGTGAATGCAGGTTTACAGTAGACCGATCTAAAAGAAAGTGAAGCAAAGAGTTTTCTCCGTGTATTATGAATAGAGTCACGATGAGTTTCAGCTCTcttgggtggggggggggggggggggggggctgtacttctgatatatttaatatatgACAATAGGTCCATCCAGCATCATCAATCAATTACCACTTGAATATTGACTAACTAGTATCTGCGGACTCCGTGTATTGGGAAAACAGTACAAAGTTCACACCATAGATTACATATTAAAGTCTCATGAGGACGAGgttaaaacaatacaacaacCATCTTCGTTGTCTgtgaacacatttttgtaaGGTGTGtctgaaaaattatttttaaataaatttttgtcattttgggtCACCAGAAAAAGCTCTGACATATAATCACCTTATAACAGTTGCTTATTTgaacaaatacagcaaatatggagcaacattatcattaattTGAAGTCGTGTTTCTGGTCACCTCACTTATGTAAGTTCAAACTTCACTGTCTTTTAGCTCAGATTTTGGGTGCCGCCAACTCTTGTGAAAAATATCTTGCTCCTAGCAGCTAATTGCTCcactatgttttcagtgagaATAAACCATAACAGTAAAATTGCGGGCTGTAAAACTGAAACGATGAGCTGAAAGACCCTAAAAGTTGTTGATAGTTCTCTGTCGGTTTATCACAACGCCTTTCTCACATAATAGTTATTTCATTCATTGTTAAAACAAGGTCAGGTATACAATGTACCATTTATTATATCAACCTCAGGATCATCTGAGGACTTGCACTTCTCTTTCAAGGTCTCCAGGTCTCCAAACAGACTCTCCAGGATGGCATTAGCAATAGGGAGCATCATGGCTGTTGTGGCAGTGTTGCTGAGCCACATAGACAGGAAGGACGAGGTCATCATCATTCCCAGTATGAGCCtaggaaaaaaattaaagccaCAAGCTCAAATCAGTAACATCGTTATCAATGCTGCTGGCTTGGAAGATGCTCTTTTTGGAATAAGGATCACTCTCAATTACAGGATAcagttatatttatttactataaaaaatatattctatatttttattattgccaGTAAATCCAAAACCCACAATCTATTTCTTAACACTTTCTGACTTCCCCTTGCTGTGTGTGGCTCTCAGCCACAAGCGTGAAGATGTAACTCTTTAAAATGGGTcacaaatatattgttttcttttttatatacatatcCTAGAACAGCAGTACACTACAGTTTTTAGCAAATCTTAGTGAAACAAGAgtaaattgtgtattttttggGGATGTTCTAGTGTGTATTATCGGCAGCAGGAAGGTGTATGTGGAATAATAAAAGAACTTATCACCCAGTGTgattttttaatagtttttgggaCAACAGTGGAGCTCAGTGGCACAGAGGACTAAGATGTGTCAGGCATTAGCTACACAGACAATACCTGCTAGTAGGCTCAAGTTTTTGAGTTTTCAGATTAGttgaaaattataaaaatatagaatatcaccagacctATCTTTAAATCGGCTTTCCTGTAAAGTTTTCTCACCAAGCTGGCTTTACTCCGACAATAGTAAGGACCTTCAGGGCTATCCTGCGATGCAGGCCCCACTCCTCGATGGATGAGGCCATCACAAGACCGctgaggaagagaaaaatggTTTCGAGGAAGTACTGAGGGCAGACTTTCTTGGCTGGAAGAATTCCCAGTGTTGGGAAGAGGCAGACTGGAAGCATTGCAGTGACGGCCAGAGGAAGGGCCTCTGTGCACCAAAACATTGCCATCAGCACTACCACGTAAAGACATTTTCCCTCCTAAAAGATAAGCAACATGTGGTCGTTAACATTCAACCAAGTTCTATTAGAAAGGAGAAAATTAACTACATAATTGTCTTTCACAGATAATGATGTCGCACAATACGGTATGTTCCTGGGAATGTCAGTGATTACAGTATtaccataaaaaataaaattataatgtaAGGTATGTGGATAGGTGTATTGTGTGACATAAATATAATTGCAAATTAATACTTGACTGATGAGacaagggctgcaactaatgattatttatattattgtttgaTCCGCCAATTATGTAgttatttaattgattaatcgtttaGCCTGTCAAATGTCAATCACAACTTCCCAGACCCCAAGGTGCCTTTTTCTATgtatcttgttttgttcaaccaaaaGTCCAAAACTCAATGTTATTCAGCTTATGatgataaatgaaaaacagaaaattaattgactaattgtttgagctctaactaactaacttttcAAATGGTACAGTGTAATCAAACAATGAACATTTGAATTTTATGTGTTTAGTCAATCTCGGACAAAAGACTGAATATTTTGACTAATGCTAATTAGTGGATATAgctcatgaaaaataaaaacaaatactgacaTGATGGAAAATGGAGAATTAATCTTCTTTTAGACATATAGAGATCATGCTTGTACTCTTTTCATGTATTCATAACAGGCAGGACAGTTGTGTTTAACCTCCATGTGATCAATTTCAcaattcattattcattcaaaATGCTGGAAATGACTGCACATGTGAAAAGTGAGCATGAGTCTAAAATCGCTCACCTTTTCCGGTAGAGTAAAAAGTAAAGGCAGAAACAGAAGTGGAGTAAGCAGTAGAACCAGCTGTTTGTGGACGCTCCACAGCTTCTTGGACACAACAGATATTTTCATCTCTAGAATGAAGTTTGCTCTGTTCAGGGAAAAGGAGCTCCAGACTGGCTGAGAGGAAGTTGGGCAGCAGGTTGAAGCCACTGGCTGAGCACAGAGAAGATTAACTACAGACCCTGACACAGTTTAACTCCTCGTAGGGTGGTGACAAATAGTTAAGAGGGATAGTCAGTATTCCTGCCACTGGGCCTCTCCCACATAGACAAGAGAAATGaaatgggggtggggggaggcAGCGCAGCTCATGTTTTATTCATGTCTATTGCGTCACTGTATTGGCCTTATTGGGTCTGCAGTTGTCCAAACTTTTTTGCACCATTGTTTTCTCAGTGGAGGTAAACAAAAGTGTAGCCAAAGTCTTTAATGGTTCTGTCTTACTAAACAGTAACTAAACAGATGTCCATTTACAACAAGTGCACTTTCAAAAATCTGCTTTTTGTGCAAAGCAGTGAAATGAAAGTTTTAACTAAGTTAAGTTTAATCTAAAAATCTTTTCTGATCTGATCTGTGTGTTAAACCTGAGAAATTAAACATGTTGCATAACATAAACATGAAAACTGTTttataagataaataaataaaatcaaatatttactatgGTCATATAACAGACTAGTCTACAGCTATGCAAGTAGCTACAGTATGTGAGGCTGGCACACTGGTGCTTTGAGCAAAAttctaacatcagcatgctaaaatgctcacaATGTAAAACATATCTGGTAATGTTCATCATGTTCACCATATTAAGTGAGCTTGATGCTCGTTtatatgctaacatttgctaattagcactaaagtCCATCTTAGGTTGATGGGAATGTTATTAGTTATAGGTATTTGGGTCGTAAACCAAATTATTGGACAAATCAAAATTCTGACCTGATTGAAGTTATTAaagttcatcctctggggaccatgaatgtcaaTATCAAATTTGGTGCTAATACATCAGTTAAATCATGAGATACTTCACACGATAAGttaaaactttgacctgctggtggaactagaggaaaggtcaggggatcaccaaagtcatgaTGATTCTTCCACTGGGCAGCATGAATTCagaatttcatgacaatccatccatccatgccgaattgcatttaaaaacaagaaaatattgCCTCTACACAAGTGCTTAAATGTGGCTTTGCTAAATAatctaaaaatgtcagaaaaatcaCACTGCtataaattaaacacatttacattggAATAACATTAGATttatcacattttcatttatcacagaaaatggaaataaaaattaaaatgtcaacaGAGCTTTTTAATCATACAGTTAAATTACAAATTGAATGTATAACAAGAAAGTCACTTGTAAGGTATGCAGTGCTTGAATAAGAAAACGATTGCAAAAGACAGATACAGATACCGATTTGAACAGTATGTGCTACATTTAGTTAAAACATTCAGATCAGATAAAGACTTCTTGCAGTGGTGAGGTGTGAAATATCTACTTGTCAatattttgtccaatgtgtggTAACTTACTAACTCATCCAAAGTcccaaaaccaaaataattgtCTCTTTCAGGAATCCATGAAAGCTACAGATGCTTTCCACTAGTGGAAACACATTACACTAAAGGTCCAGCCTTTGAAGATCTTTGTACATTAAAACCCTAATGACAATGAGAATCTGTAAAGGTCAGGACGAGCTTAAAACAGCAGTGCTTGTAAAAGCTAAATGATTGTCAAAGGCTCTGAAGTGGTTGATACATTATAAACTGCCCAGCCTTTCCTTCTTATCTTTGAGGTCACAACACCAATGGTTTAAATAATCCCGCATACATTGGGATTTAATATTTTAGCTGCACAAAAGATGGGTCTGATATCTCACAATGCATATACAAGAAGATACAAGATTTAGGTCAGTTAATGTTTGCTCTTTGGTATATAAAAAGTATTATGAGCTTTAAATAAATCATCACTTTAACCAGGAAAAGAAACACGGAAAGGAAGAGTGCTTTGGAGAAtgtgtttaaaaagtgttaGATTCTTAGATGTCCATTACCAGGTCATGGACAGTTTGGACATAGTCACAGAGATGCATAGATGCTtcctgactttttaaaattttaaaataaatacagatattCACTGTAGACATTCTCTGGGTTTTTACAGTCCAACtgttaaagaataaaacatgttatttATAAAACATCTCTAGAATGTCAATCAGATGTATAAATCtgcacaaaaaaatttaaactgtTGTTTTCATACAGTATTATTTGGTAACTTCATAGGGTTATCCAATCCAAttgcaaaaactcaaacagATATCTGgatgtaaaacacacataaacattcaAATACTCTCCTTTAAAGCCCAATAGTATATTGAAAGCTTaaggcttttattttatatgactATCCAATCTATTTAAAGTAAATTCCTGTTAAACATTGGTACATCTCCTGCTTTGATGTGGCGAGGATCAGGATTCTCACTCCTCTCTCCCTGAGCGGCGCTAACGCTGCTTCCACAAACTTAAAAAGGAGCATCCAAACGTGAGTCAACAGTACTTGTAACACTGACCATCTACCACATACTTCCTGTGGCGTGACAAGATGGGGACGTATAAGGCAGGGCCTGTTTatggtgagatttctgtctgtaGTGGTTCCGTTAGTGGTTttacatgcaacatgcagtcccaaactgtgtcggTCAAGCAGTCTAAAGGGGATAATTCTTCCAGCGAAGCAGTAAGTaggctaatgcacagcagagtataggatTGGTTctaattaaatgatgacgtCCTTCTCGTAATATTCTGCCTTTTGTCTCGACATGTCAGAGGACAGGATACAGATATGTGGGAcatattctgaatgtgcagtaAGTGAAAACACAGGAGTTCAGGAATTTATAACGTAAATTAAAATTAACTTGAGTTAAAAAGATGCCAcatgcaaaagacacaaaagaggggAGACTGAATCATGTCTGcgtgtgtgctgactcagcagggatttcattaaattacaaaagttgatctacaggagaaacataggCTATTTTAAAGCAATAGCTACAGAATGCCCAAAAGCCTTACTGCATCATGTtctgtacattttttatattttgaattgtaacCTCATGCCCGAATTTTGTGCTTTCTTGAGAAATTGAGACTTTTCCACTATAAATTGacgcagaaaaggcagaaattggtgcagaaactttcaccagaatgcaggaaattaagtcaaTGCTTGAAATTTCCTGGGggaaggacccccagaccctcctCTTCATTTGAGTCCCCTCCACCATTGAAACAAAACCAGTTTATGGAGGGACTCATATAGGTTTGGTCTCCCAATTTAGGCTATGATGTTGAAGTTGACAAGTATGCTGATCACACTTCATTGTTGACCATGACTACTGACTTGGCTGTTCATCTATACATGCTAAAATTGGGAGTTTGCCTGCAGAATGTTTAAAACAATTCCTGAGTATAGAGGAGCGATGAAACCAACCCCTAAGGTGGACTTTTTAGGGTTGGGCATGGGGGGGGGGAACCAATTTAAAATCTCACCGAGGGCTCCAACATTGTCAGAGCTGGCTCTGATGGAAGGTCATGGATGGTCAGGTCCATAGGTCATCCAGTCGTCTGGCTGGATGCACTTCAGCAGCTGCTTTACTGTCAACATGTAAAAGGGTCTCTGCACAATTTCCTGAGCCCTGTTCTGTCCAGCCAGTCATGGAGAGGACTACAGAACTGCTCCCATATCGGGTCACTGTCCGTGGCAGGGCAAAGAGTTTGGCTGGGAGAGGAAGAACGGGCCCACCTGTCACCAAGGGCGTAGAATTTAGTAGGGACATGTCTGTACCGATATCCAGACTACCGAATTGTCTCTAGTAGCCTATGATTTATTTAATGCAAGGCTGCAGGGCAGCAGCTTATCGATTAATCAATCATTTCtttcaattaattgattactTATTTGGGCTTTGGCAAATTCTtttgaatattttctgacattttatacacaaaagtgcaaccTAAAGTGTCTTATTCTGTCTTGACTGAcagtccacaacccaaagatatctAGTTTACTGTCTTAGAGGACAAAAGAAACCCGAAAATATTCACACTGGAAACTGGAACCAGAAAATTTTAGcatattttcttctttacagTACGTGAGCAAATGCTGTATAGCTGCCTAGTACACAGTTTCATACTATCAGCTCCAGTGGAGGAATTGAAAGTGGCATGCTTTCTCCAGTATCATTTCTGTTTTCCaccaaatatattttacatgaagCCTGGACTGTGTCAAAGGAATAACTGTAGACTTTGATAGTTTTTAATAATCAGTTAAAACATTTAGACAATTTAAAAACCTAAAAATTTTCCAACCACAGACCAGCTAATTGCTACGCTAATTGGCTAGTGTATGTGTAGTCAGGCCAATTAGACCTTTAGATATGTGAAAGCCCTGGACAAATGAATTGCGAATTTTCAAACAATGAAAAGACTGTTCAATTGTCATGTGCTATTTTTTaatggaaatatatatatatatatatagtaaatggaatttttataaaagcaattaaataatttccaaatataattttgtgattccattttgaaaatctgtaattattttattatacaaAGACAGAATAATTTAATGatttgacttttaaaaatgtgttttacttttcaTAATTGAAAATTATACTTGATTAATCAATTTGAATTTGTCTGACTGAGGTGGTGTTGTCTGAGAATGTGCCAGTAGGTGGTGATCTGTGCACATTTATTCCAAATTCTGCACCTGCTGAGCTCCTCTCAGTGAGATGCTTCACCTCTTGTATGAtctaaaatcaacatttttataaaaggaGTTGATCCATGTGATGCATTTCCTGTATTATTCTGAGCAGGAGAACTGGGCGGTAGATATTCACTCCTCTGTGAAGATTACTGGATTTTATCCTAGGTATCTGCAGGATAAAGCCGGTGGCTTTCTCCACCAAAGGGGAAAGTCAATATAGACCGGAGAGCATGAATACagcattttgaaataaacataacataaaacagaaacaaaaagtctGAATGAGTCATGATAAGTTTTAATGATAACATATCTACAATATAAATCTGATAAAGGTGGTGTCTGTGGtgtcagtgttttctttggTTTAGGACAGGAGGTAAACAGGAACAGGCAGTGGGTAAAAACCACAAGCTAATAGAGTTGCTGAATGTTATCATAAAAAATCAACTACAGATATTGCTTTACATTTATCAACAgcacaattaaaatatgaataatttGCTGAAATTGTTAATTTTAACTCTAAGTGGAAATGCCATTAACAAA
It encodes:
- the slc13a3 gene encoding solute carrier family 13 member 3, producing the protein MAMFWCTEALPLAVTAMLPVCLFPTLGILPAKKVCPQYFLETIFLFLSGLVMASSIEEWGLHRRIALKVLTIVGVKPAWLILGMMMTSSFLSMWLSNTATTAMMLPIANAILESLFGDLETLKEKCKSSDDPEVDIINDRSTVNLHSLPSMPSEKQMLSIDGTEGMEQSDMRTSEEIRLESQYQMKVWKGFLICIPYAASIGGTATLTGTAPNLILIGQLKSYFPDCDLINFGSWFAFAFPLMLLFLFLGWIWIAFLYGGLNTRLCFKKYDQRAQAEVKAKALIEEDYRKLGPINFAEGAVSFFFVLFAVLLFTRDPKFVTGWSVFFKKGYVSDAVTGVIIVSILFFFPSQKPSLSWWFDPQASNTPYVPLLSWKKAQDYVPWNIILLLGGGFAMAKGCEESGLASWIGGHLQPLAEVPPAAAVMLITAFLACFTEFASNTATIIIFLPVIAEMAIHVSVNPLYFMIPATVGCSYAFMLPVSTPPNSIAFASGHLMVKDMVKTGFVMNILGVLSVSLAMNTWGVAMFNLNTYPEWAHPINKSALVTDVHSSSVQSLNATL